The genomic DNA TCCGAGATCGGAAGTCGGGCGCTTTCTCCCTCGACGAATGATCCCGGGACCGCAATCGAGGTCCTCGGGTCGCTACAGCGTGTCTTCACCGCGATGCTCAGCGAAGAAGCGGATGACGACGTGCTCTATCCCCACATCTGGATCACTCCCGTTGCCCTCGACGACCTGCTCGAAGACGCCTTCCGGCCGCTCGCTCGCGACGGTGCCGGCATGATCGAGGTGGCACTGAGATTGCAGCGTGTTCTCGCAGCGCTGGCCGCTACCGCGCCGCAGCACCGGGCGACTTTCCGGCGCGCTGCGGATGTGGCGGCTCGCCGCGCGTTCGATGCACTCTCCCGAGCCGATGCCGCAACACTTCGACGCAGCAGGCGCTCGCTCTGGAACTGACGCGCTAGGCGGCCGGCGTGGGCTCCGCCATGGCCATCGCATCGACGGGCGTGTCCACGTCTAGCACGTCAGTCGAGTCCTCGGTCGCACAGCTGAATCGGGATCGATACGCCGTGGGGGTCAGCCCGAGCGTCCGCACGAAGTTCTGGCGCAGCACTGCTGCGGAACCAAAGCCGCACTCGTAGGCGATGCGGTCCAGGCCGAGTGAGGTCTTCTCGAGCAGACGCTGCGCGTGCAGCAATCGCTGGCGCGCGAGCCACGCCGCGGGTGTTGCGCCAAGGTCCGCCTTGAACCGGCGGGCAAAAGTGCGGGGCGACATGTGCGCCTTGGCGGCGAGCTCGTCTATGTGAAGATCGAGACGCAGATTTTCGAGCATCCAGTCGGTCACCGGCGCGAGCGATAGAGATGCCACCTCCGGCAGCGGCTTGCTAATGAACTGCGCCTGGCCACCGTCGCGCTGCGGGGCAACGACCATGCGACGCGCGATCGTATTGGCCGCTTCGGGGCCTACCTCTTGACGCAGCAGGTGCAGACACGCATCCAACCCTGCCGCTGTCCCGGCGCTTGTGATGATCTTTCCGTCCTGCACGTAGAGCACGTCGGGGTTGACGTCGATGTCGGGGAACATGTCGGCCATGACATCCGCATACATCCAGTGCGTCGTCGCCCGGCGACCGGCAAGAACTCCGGCGTTCGCCAGGATGAACGCGCCGCTACATACGCTCAGGAGCCAGGCGCCGCGGCGTTCAGCATCACGAATTACCTCGAGCACGCGAGGGTCGGACCGACCCCACATCTCTTTAGGAGTGGGAGACACAACCACGAGATCAGCTTCATACGCGTAGCTCAGGTCGTTGTGGACGTTCAGCGAGAACCCCATGCGTGACGCCACGACGCCGGGGTCAGGCGTTACGACACGGAAATCGAAGTTCGGAACACCGTCGGCCGTGCGGTCGAGACCGAAGGCTTCGCACGCCACACCGAACTCAAAGGGAGCAAACCCCTCTTCTACAATCACGGCGACAGTTTTCATCAGAGCTCCATAGTGGCAGTAAATCGACTATTTGTGTCCATTCTGCCACTTTTGGCAGCATGGAGACAAGCGTAGCGTTTCTGCCATGATCCTCTTCGTTATCGTCGCCGCAATCTCGCTCACCGCCGTCGTAGCCACGCTCATCGCTGTCGCTCGCGACGGGTACGGCCCCGTCCGCACCGACCCCTCCCGCATCCGCGCTTCCCGCACCGGTGCTTCGCGCTCCCTCTCCGAAGCTTCGCCTTCGCACGAGCCCCTCACCCGATCCGCTGACGTGTCCACGTTTGTGGGCGCTCACGCCGTCACACCCACAAAAGTGGGCAAGTCAGCGGGGAAGCGTCAGCGACGGGGCCGGGGCTACGCCGCTGACGCGCGGCGGTAGATCTCGATCATCGCGGCCGTGCGCGATGACTGGCGGAATCGCTCACCGATGTCGGGGGCGGGAACGGGCGCAGTGCCGGCCTCCACGTCGGCCGCGGCCGCACGAATCGCCGCCGCGAGAGCGTCGACAGACTCATCCGCCGCGACGCCATCGCCAACTCGCCACACGCCTGAGCCCAGCTCGTTGGCGATATCGGGGTCACACACGATCGCCGGAGTGCCCAGCGACGCACCCTCGAAAGGTGTCATGCCCTGCGTTTCGAATCCGATCGACGTTTGCACAACGGCATCCGCTGCTGCGATCCGCCGCAGCGTCTCAAGGTATGTCAAGCGACCCACGAAACGAACGGATGCCGCCGCTCCCGCCGCGCGGGCAGCGGTTCGCTGCGCTGCGCGCCACTGGCCTCCGCCGCCGATAACCTCGACTTCGACGTGGGCACCTGAGGCCGCGACCGCTTCGAGAAACGGAAGAAGCCGTTTTTCGGGGCTCATCCGGCCGATCCATACGAGGCGTGCGGGTCCAGGGCGGCGTGCCTCACGGCCGGCAGCGAGCGCGGCGTCGAGAACATCGTCGTCGATACCGTTCCACACGACGTCTACGTGAGGGTTCGGGCCGGGCGGCACAGCGCCGTGCGCTTCCAGCCGATGCGCGAAGTGTGACGACGGCGCCGTTACGGAGCGAGAGAGCCGCGCGAACTGTCGCAAGTAGTCCCACCCGTCGCGACCCTGGCCAGGCACGTGCAACGCTCGCCGCTGCCAGAAATTCAGTGCCCGCAGTACAAGGCGTGGAGCCGGAGCTGTGGCTTCGATGCCCACATCCACCCGGTTGTGCATAGTGTGCACGACCGGAAGTCCGTGTCGGGCCGCATACCGATGGCCGGTGAATGCGCCCCAAAAGTCGGCTTGCACGTGCACGAGGTCCACGGGTGCTCGATCGGCCATCGCCGCGTCGAGATAACGGTCGGTGCGCACTCCTGGCCAGGTGAGCGAGTACTCACGGTCGAGGGTGATGGGTATTGACGGAAGGTCGAGGTACACGGCATCCGTCGTCGCTGCTCGACCGCGCGCACCGTGCATCGCGGGTGCGACGATCGTCACGGTGTGCCCGGCGCGCTCGAGGAAACGACGCTGCAAGCGCATCGAAACCTGTGCACCGCCGAGCGACTCGACGTGCTGATCGCCGAACATCACGACGTGCATCGTGACCTACTCCGGCAGCGGCTGGCCGCGATACAGCGCTTCGAACGTGTCGAGCGTGCGGTTGATGTCGTGCACGACGACGCCATCAAGCGATGCCTGCTGCATACGCAGGCGCTCTTCCGGCTCAGCCGTGAGTACGTCGGTGAGGCGTGCGGCGAGTTCATCGACGCTACCGGGTTCGAAGAGGTAGCCGTTCTCACCGTCGTGGACGAGGTGAGGGAGGGCAACGGCGTTCGCGGCGACGATCGGCAGACCCGAAGCCATCGCTTCCATCGTCGCGATTGACTGAAGTTCGGCAATCGATGCGATGGCGAACACGCTCGCACGCGACAGAATGTGGCGAAGCTCATCTTCTGAAGTGTGCCCGTGAAAGTGCACGCGCTCGGCAATTCCAAGTTCACCCGCGAGTGCTTCGAGGTTCTTTCGCTGATCTCCGCCACCGACGATGTCGAAACTCACATCAAGCGCGGGATCGATGCGCGCGATGGCCCGCAGCACGACGTCGATCTTCTTCTCTGTCGTCAGTCGCCCCACGAACAAAACGCGATTCGCGTCACGAGGTGTGAGATCGGGCGTGTAATTGGTGCGGTCGATCCCGCAGCTCACGGGAATCACCCCGGAGATGTCGATCGCCGATTCAAGAAAGTTCGCGGCGTTTCGTGTGGGGGTCGTCACAGCGCGCGCCATCCGGAGGGTGCGCTCAGCATCCTTCCACGCGAGATTGACCACGATCTCGTCAAGCTTGGCCGGAAGAGTCGTGAAGTCGAGGATGTTTTCGGGCATCACGTGGTTTGTCGCGATCACCGGAATGCCACGCTTTCGCGCCTCCCGCGTGAGTCCACGGCCGATCAGGATGTGCGACTGAATGTGCACGACGTCAGGCTTGATTTCGTCGAGTATGCGACGCGCATGCTGAGGCGAGCGCCCCGGCGGCACGAACCGAAGCCAATCGTGCGGGTAATAGCGCCACGAGGGGAGCCGGTGGATCGTCATCTCTTCACCCTCGATCACTTCGCGGAAGGCGCCGTGCTTGGCATGGGTGAGGCTTGGAGCCATGACGTGCACGTCATGGCCACGCGCGGTGAGGCCTGCGGCGAGACGCTCGGCGAAGCGAGCGGCACCGTTGACGTCGGGCCAAAATGTATCGGCGCCGATGAGCACCGTCAGCGGGCGCTGTGTGGCGGCTTCGTCTGATGAAGAGGGAAGGGACGCGGGGGAAGTCACGGGTGTGGTGGCTGCCTATCTCTGCGGCGTGCACACGGGGTCTCCGTGCGCACGTCAACTGTACCCGAGGCGCCTGTTTCCACCCCGGATGCCTCGCCCACCCACCGCAAGCGTTCTGGATCGGCGACCGGGTGAGTTGCCAGTTCCCCCGATTCAGGAAGAACTGGCAACTCATCTCAATCGTTCGCTAAATGAATTTCTGGTTGGCGGCACCCGTGCAGGTGTTGATGGTCAGTTGAGTTCCGTTGGCGAACGAACTACCCGGAGCGGTCAGACACAATCCACTCGGTGGGTTGAGGATGGAGCCGTTCGTCTGAGGTACCCATTGCTGGCCACCGACACCGTTGCAGTTGAACAGGATCACTGGGGTTCCTGCTGCGGTGCTGTTGCCTGCGACATCAAGGCACCTGGTGAGCGTTTCTAGCGTGTTGCCGGCGGTGAAAGTCCAATGCTGGTCGACGGCAGGTTCGATGCACGTCCAGAGCTGAACTTTCGGGCCCGACCAGTTGCCGTAGGTGTCGTTTCCTGCGGTGTCCATGCACTTTCCGCCGGGAGCAGAGATCATCTGACCCCCCGAGACCTTGAACACCTGGGATGCGGCCCCGCTGCACGACTGGATAGTGAGAACGGTCCCGTTTACCGCGTTGCCCGGGTCGGTGAGGCACAGACCGGACTGCGGGTTCTTGAGCGAACCGTTTGTCTGCTGCACCCACTTCTGACCTCCCACGCCATTGCAGTCATACAACTGCACCTCGGTGCCAGCGACGGTGCTGTCGCCGACGATGTCGAGGCAGCGCCCGAGTGTGGTCAAGGATCCGTTGGCCGTAGACCACCAGCTCTGATCATTGGCTTCACGAAGGCAGTCCCAGCTCACCACCCGGGTTCCGTTGGCTCCATTGTTGGCGCCAATCACATCGACGCAGTTGCCGCCAGGAGCATTGATGGGCGTCTCATCAAACAACAGCCCCGGCGTCACAATGAACCGCTGGTTCGCCGCCCCCGTGCAGGGCTGAATCTCGAGGCGGGTGCCGTTTGAGGTCTGCCCGTTGCGACTTGTCAAACACAACCCGGACTGCGGGTTCTTCAGCGTCCCGTTAGATTGCGTCACCCATTCCTGCCCACCGAGCCCGTTGCAGTCCCACAGCTGGATAGGCGTGCCTGCGGTCGTGGTGTTGCCCGTGATTTCCAGGCAGCGCCCCATGGTCTTCAACGTGTTCGGGTACTCATCAAGGCCCGACGTCAAATAGACGGTCGGGACGGTGCGAATGTGCAGCCATTTCTGGTCGACAGCGTCATGAAGGCAATCCCATAGCTGCACCGCCGCGCCCCCGACGCCGTTATCGTTTCCACTCACGTCGACGCACTTACCGGCGGGTCCGGTAATGCCAACGCCGGGTCCACCACCAGAGGTGCCGGTGTAGGCCACTGAGGAGATATCAGACTGCAGCGCAGCGACAGTTGCGTTCGGCGCGTATCCCGATGTGATTGCGCCTTCAAAAAAGGAGCCGGGTGCAGCGTTGCTGTTGTCTCCGCCAGCGCCGAGGGTGATGCCACCCTCCTGTTTCATCGGCGTGTAGCCCGAAGGCAGCGCCCCCTGGAATAACGACGTGAGAGAAGCGGATGTCGCGTTGCCTCCATCGAGGGCGAAGGCACTCTGACCGTCATTTCTCAGTACCCCAGTGACGAACGGACTCGTCTGACTGACGTTGGACAGGTTGCTCGTTCCGTTGCCCATGAAGACGCCGTTTTCGAGGTCTGCCTGTATCCAGGGTCCGCGTCCCGAGCAAGGTGGGTTGCCGCAAAAGGTCGACATGATCAACGTGTTCATGTGACCAGCGCCGGTGTTTGTGGAGGTAGCTTCCACGTTGCCGAAATCAAAACAACACGCGTTCGTGGCCATCGTCCCACTGGCCACCCAGTACATCGACTCAGGTTCACCGTCGATCGCCATTCCGCTCCCGCTGGGGTTGCGGTATCCGACTCGCGGTTCAACCTGGATCCCGTAGACCGCGTGACCCGCGACAGTAACCGGCAGCGCATCTGCTCGCGCCCCAATCGCGCTCGAACCCGCTTCGCCGACCGGTGCGATTGTCAGATCATTTCCCTCTGCCGACTGGTCGTACAGTTCAACGATCGTGCACACCGTGTTCTCACAGAACAGATCCTGAGCCGCCGCATTCGCGTAACCAGAATTCAACAATCCCACGTCAGCGCCTGCCCCATCGGAGGCCCTCGTCACGCGATAAAGCGCACCCGTGTAAGACGCCGAAAGCGCCCGCACGGTGGAGTACGCCGCGACGCACGGGTTGCCTCCGTCGGCAAAGGTGTCGCAGGGCAGCCCAGGCGACGCCGCTACGTTTTGCTGCATCGTTAGAGCAGGCTGCGTTTCAGCGGCACTAGCTGACACCATGTCGGCCGCTGCCGCGTTCGTCGCGGGGATGCCCACGATCACCAGCAACGCGACGACGATCACACTGACGAAACGAGCCGGATTCCACCCGGCGGCGTATGCCTGCGAATGGGCGACGGGCGGTGTGCGCCTACCAGGCCGCGTTGAGTCTCTCAAAACGGACATGAATGTACTCCTCATTGTGTACTTCCCCTTGCCTTGAGTCGGTTTTCGGATGGGCTTAATGAGTCATTCCGGCGGTGGATGCAGAAATGGAGGGGTCCTGCGTCGGGCCGTCGACCCAGGGCCCCTCCGGCTGAAAGGAGATGCGGTGCACGTGCATCTTGCGGGCATCGTGGTGAGCATCCCAGGCATGGAAGACAATGACGTCGTCTCCGTCGGGACTGACCGTCAACGAGTTGTGGCCAGGACCAATGAGAGCGCTGTCGTTCGTTTTGAGAAGTGGGGCAGTACCCTGCGGGGCATGTGCCCAAGGGCCGGTTGGGTGATCCGCGACGGCCCACGACACCGCGTAGCCTTCGCCGGTCCACGCACCCCCGGAATAGGTCATCCAGTACCGTCCGGCGCGGTAGACGACGGTCGGACCCTCGAGCGTGTGCCAATCAAAGGTGCCGTTGTAGATGTGCCGGTCGCGTTCGAAAATTTGCCAGTCAGCGTTCGGTTCGAGAATGCTGACTGGTGCCCCCTCCGCTGCATCCATCGCGGAGAGGCGAAGGACTGCGAGGTGCGTGCCCGGACGGGAATGGTGAAGCACATCGCGGGCAAAAAACAGATACCACGTGCCGTCGAGGTCTCGGAAAGGATGCGCATCGATCGCGAAGGATTCGCTCGGGGTGAGGTTCACGCCTTGATCAACGAAGGGCCCGAGCGGGTGCTCGGCCCGAGCGACTCTCAGATGATGCCCTTCGATTCCGTGCCCGACCGAGTAGTACATCCACCATTCGCCGTCGGCTTCCAGTACTTCCGGGGCCCAATATTCGTCGCCGAACGCCGCGGGCAGACGCGGAAGAACCCTGCCACGCGATTGCCAGTACGTCAGGTCCGTCGATGTGAGCGCTTCAAAGACCGCGTCGCCAGTGGCGGGAGGTCGGCCGGTGCCATAGGCAACGTATGACCCATCGGAAAGCTGCAACACGAAGGGATCAGCGAAATACTCGGCGTACACGGGGGCGCTCACGAGAGCTCCTTGAAGAGGGTCGCCGCGGGCGTGGGTACCCGCGAAAGCGTGGCATCGCTACCTTCGTCGAGGCGCACCAAGCCCATGCGACGCAGGAACGCCGTCTTTCCCTGAGACGGGTCGCCGAGCGACGGCGCCGGTCCGATCGTTTTGGTTCCGTCTGCAGCGACGTTTTCCACAACGAACTCCTCGACGTTGGCACCACCGGATGCCCACGACCAGTCGACAAAGTCGAACATCGGCCACCAGGTGTAGCCGCGAATATCGCACTGTTCTCGCAGCTCTTCGACGACCACGGCTGAGTCACGAAGCCAACGTGCCCGCAACGCGTCATCGCCCTCGATGCTTGTCTCCGTGATGATCAGCGGAAGCTGATAGCGCGTAGCGAATCCTTCCAACGCCTCGCGCAGCCCCTGCGTCCATTTGTCGTAGGAGATCTGCATCTGCTCTCCATCGACAAGAGCGACCCGCCGTGGGGTCAGATCAGGGTAGTAATTCACCCCGACGAAGTCCGGCGCTGCGGGATGGTGAAGAAGCCAGTCCAGGTCGGCGCGATGCGCACCGTGCTCGAGAAGCCACGTCCAGAGCGGGTGATCCTCATCCACTCGCCCGAGGAGGAAGTCGGTAGATAGCCAACCGACGTCACGGATAAGCGCGGCATGCTCGTCGAGCGTTCGCTCATCGGTGTGCACCACGGTGGCGGCTTCGACGTGGACGATTACGGCGTCGGGGTTTACCTCCCGAATCGCGGCCGTCGTCCGAGCCATCCCCAGCGCAATCGGCACCGCTACCGCAACCCAGCCGTCCCACCCGAACAAGCGCGGTGGCCACACGCCCCGGAGACCGCAGAAAGATGCCGTCGTGACGGGTTCGTTCAGGGGCGTGAAGTGAGTGACTTTACTGCGATATCGGCTTGCGAATGCGCGCGCGAAGTCGGCGATAGCATCCGGGTATCCAGGGTCGGCGAAAGAGTCAACAAGCCATCGAGGTGTGCCATAGTGCACCAGGTCAGCGACGATTTCGAGCCCGAGATGATCGACAGCGAACGGGATCACCTCGTCGAGTTCAGCCCAATTGAATACTCCGGGAGCAACATGAACCACGGGCCAGCTCACGCCGTAGCGAATTGCTGTCGCCCCAAGCTCGCGAGCGAGGGTGAGGTCTTCACGCCAGGCCGTGTCATGCCCCGTCAGGATGTGCTCGTCGAGCGGTGTCTCAGACGAAGAAACCGGATAGACGCATGTGTCTTCGATGCCAAGCAGCCAGGTGAAGCCGCCGCGGGCGAAAGGTTCTTGAAGAGATGTCATTTCAGTCCTGTCGTCGCGATTCCCGCCACGAAGTACTTCTGCGCGAAGAAGAAGGCCAAAGCGAGGGGAAGGAGCGAGATGGTTGCTCCGGCGAGCAGCACCGCATGATCGGTGACATGTTGACCGCCGAACAGCGTCAGCCCGGCCGGGAGGGTTCGCATTTCAGTGGAGCTCGTGACGATCAGCGGCCACAGCAGATCGTTCCAGAGGTTCATGAAGTGCAACACCGCCAGCGTTGCCAGTGCCGGCTTGGCCAATGGCAGGATGATGCCCCAATAGATGCGCCAGTGACCGGCACCGTCAATGCGCGCAGCTTCGTCGAGTTCCCGCGGGATCGATATGAAGAACTGGCGCAGCATGAAGATACCGAAGGCACTAGTTGCGCGAGGCACGATGAGGCCCTGGTAGGTGTCCAGCCATCCGAAGTGGAACAGTTCGAGGAACACCGGAATCAGTGTCACCTGGAACGGGACCATCAACGTGGCGATCACTAACCAAAACAGCACTGTGGACCCACGGAACTGAATCCGCGCCAGCGCGTACGCACACATCGAATCGAACAGCAGACAGAGCAGGGTTGTCACCCCAGCGAAGATAAATGTGTTCAGGAGGAGCCGCAGGAAGGGGAGTTCTTCCCAAATGCTGATGTACCCGTCAAGGGTCCATGTGCTCGGAAGAAGCTGCGCGGGTGCCGCGAAAAGATCGGCTTCGCTTCGAAACGAGCCGCCAACCATCCAAATAAACGGGATAAGCGCCGCGACGACACCGATGCCCAACAGCACCCACTTGAGAGATAGGCGGAGATTAGTCAACATCCTGGTACCTGAACAATCTGAGCTGGAATGCTGACAGGAGCATGATGATGACGAACAAGACCCACGCGATCGCCGAGGCGTAGCCAAGGTTGAAGTTGGTGAAGCCTTCGCGATACATCATCGTGACAAGAGTGTCCGTCGCGAACAACGGCCCCCCGTTGGTCATGACATATACGAGATCGAAGACCTGCAACGAGTTGATCGTCAAAATCATCGTGACGAACAGAAGCGTTGGCCGGATACTGGGCAACGTGACATGCCAGTTCAACTGGCGCGGGTTTGCTCCATCCAAGCGCGCCGCCTCATAGAGCGAGTCGGGCACGCCTTTGATGCCGGCGAGCAGAATGATCATCGCGTAGCCAATGGTCTTCCAGACGCTCACGAAAATAATGGTCGGTAGAGCCAGAGTCGGATCCTGCAGAAACTCCACCGGCTCTCCGCCGAAGAGTTGCACGACTCCGCCGACGAACCCGATGCGAGAGTCCAAGAGGAAACGCCAGACCAGTCCGATCGTTGCCAACGCCACGATCGTGGGAAAGAAGAAAACAGAACGGACGAGCCGATTGAACCACGTCTCCCGAACCAGCGCATTTGCTGCCCAGTAGCCAATCCCGATCTGCAGGACGACGCTGACTAGCGAAAAGAGCAGCGTCACCCGCAGCGCGTTCCAGAAGAGTTCGCCGTTCAGAAGCCGCTCGTAGTTGCCGAGCCCGAGCCAAATTTGGCTGTCAGCACCAATACGCCAGTCGTGGAGGCTGTACCAGAGTGACTGCATGATCGGATAGACGATGAATACGAGCAGGATGAGCAGACTCGGCGCGGCGAACAGCCACCCGGGAAGACCTCGTAGCCGTGGCTTTGTCCATCCTCTCCGGCCACCCGGGCGAGAAGCCCCGGTG from Microbacterium endophyticum includes the following:
- a CDS encoding GlxA family transcriptional regulator, coding for MKTVAVIVEEGFAPFEFGVACEAFGLDRTADGVPNFDFRVVTPDPGVVASRMGFSLNVHNDLSYAYEADLVVVSPTPKEMWGRSDPRVLEVIRDAERRGAWLLSVCSGAFILANAGVLAGRRATTHWMYADVMADMFPDIDVNPDVLYVQDGKIITSAGTAAGLDACLHLLRQEVGPEAANTIARRMVVAPQRDGGQAQFISKPLPEVASLSLAPVTDWMLENLRLDLHIDELAAKAHMSPRTFARRFKADLGATPAAWLARQRLLHAQRLLEKTSLGLDRIAYECGFGSAAVLRQNFVRTLGLTPTAYRSRFSCATEDSTDVLDVDTPVDAMAMAEPTPAA
- a CDS encoding glycosyltransferase family 4 protein, with protein sequence MHVVMFGDQHVESLGGAQVSMRLQRRFLERAGHTVTIVAPAMHGARGRAATTDAVYLDLPSIPITLDREYSLTWPGVRTDRYLDAAMADRAPVDLVHVQADFWGAFTGHRYAARHGLPVVHTMHNRVDVGIEATAPAPRLVLRALNFWQRRALHVPGQGRDGWDYLRQFARLSRSVTAPSSHFAHRLEAHGAVPPGPNPHVDVVWNGIDDDVLDAALAAGREARRPGPARLVWIGRMSPEKRLLPFLEAVAASGAHVEVEVIGGGGQWRAAQRTAARAAGAAASVRFVGRLTYLETLRRIAAADAVVQTSIGFETQGMTPFEGASLGTPAIVCDPDIANELGSGVWRVGDGVAADESVDALAAAIRAAAADVEAGTAPVPAPDIGERFRQSSRTAAMIEIYRRASAA
- a CDS encoding glycosyltransferase, which produces MTSPASLPSSSDEAATQRPLTVLIGADTFWPDVNGAARFAERLAAGLTARGHDVHVMAPSLTHAKHGAFREVIEGEEMTIHRLPSWRYYPHDWLRFVPPGRSPQHARRILDEIKPDVVHIQSHILIGRGLTREARKRGIPVIATNHVMPENILDFTTLPAKLDEIVVNLAWKDAERTLRMARAVTTPTRNAANFLESAIDISGVIPVSCGIDRTNYTPDLTPRDANRVLFVGRLTTEKKIDVVLRAIARIDPALDVSFDIVGGGDQRKNLEALAGELGIAERVHFHGHTSEDELRHILSRASVFAIASIAELQSIATMEAMASGLPIVAANAVALPHLVHDGENGYLFEPGSVDELAARLTDVLTAEPEERLRMQQASLDGVVVHDINRTLDTFEALYRGQPLPE
- a CDS encoding arabinofuranosidase catalytic domain-containing protein gives rise to the protein MSVLRDSTRPGRRTPPVAHSQAYAAGWNPARFVSVIVVALLVIVGIPATNAAAADMVSASAAETQPALTMQQNVAASPGLPCDTFADGGNPCVAAYSTVRALSASYTGALYRVTRASDGAGADVGLLNSGYANAAAQDLFCENTVCTIVELYDQSAEGNDLTIAPVGEAGSSAIGARADALPVTVAGHAVYGIQVEPRVGYRNPSGSGMAIDGEPESMYWVASGTMATNACCFDFGNVEATSTNTGAGHMNTLIMSTFCGNPPCSGRGPWIQADLENGVFMGNGTSNLSNVSQTSPFVTGVLRNDGQSAFALDGGNATSASLTSLFQGALPSGYTPMKQEGGITLGAGGDNSNAAPGSFFEGAITSGYAPNATVAALQSDISSVAYTGTSGGGPGVGITGPAGKCVDVSGNDNGVGGAAVQLWDCLHDAVDQKWLHIRTVPTVYLTSGLDEYPNTLKTMGRCLEITGNTTTAGTPIQLWDCNGLGGQEWVTQSNGTLKNPQSGLCLTSRNGQTSNGTRLEIQPCTGAANQRFIVTPGLLFDETPINAPGGNCVDVIGANNGANGTRVVSWDCLREANDQSWWSTANGSLTTLGRCLDIVGDSTVAGTEVQLYDCNGVGGQKWVQQTNGSLKNPQSGLCLTDPGNAVNGTVLTIQSCSGAASQVFKVSGGQMISAPGGKCMDTAGNDTYGNWSGPKVQLWTCIEPAVDQHWTFTAGNTLETLTRCLDVAGNSTAAGTPVILFNCNGVGGQQWVPQTNGSILNPPSGLCLTAPGSSFANGTQLTINTCTGAANQKFI
- a CDS encoding glycoside hydrolase family 43 protein codes for the protein MSAPVYAEYFADPFVLQLSDGSYVAYGTGRPPATGDAVFEALTSTDLTYWQSRGRVLPRLPAAFGDEYWAPEVLEADGEWWMYYSVGHGIEGHHLRVARAEHPLGPFVDQGVNLTPSESFAIDAHPFRDLDGTWYLFFARDVLHHSRPGTHLAVLRLSAMDAAEGAPVSILEPNADWQIFERDRHIYNGTFDWHTLEGPTVVYRAGRYWMTYSGGAWTGEGYAVSWAVADHPTGPWAHAPQGTAPLLKTNDSALIGPGHNSLTVSPDGDDVIVFHAWDAHHDARKMHVHRISFQPEGPWVDGPTQDPSISASTAGMTH
- a CDS encoding family 1 glycosylhydrolase — translated: MTSLQEPFARGGFTWLLGIEDTCVYPVSSSETPLDEHILTGHDTAWREDLTLARELGATAIRYGVSWPVVHVAPGVFNWAELDEVIPFAVDHLGLEIVADLVHYGTPRWLVDSFADPGYPDAIADFARAFASRYRSKVTHFTPLNEPVTTASFCGLRGVWPPRLFGWDGWVAVAVPIALGMARTTAAIREVNPDAVIVHVEAATVVHTDERTLDEHAALIRDVGWLSTDFLLGRVDEDHPLWTWLLEHGAHRADLDWLLHHPAAPDFVGVNYYPDLTPRRVALVDGEQMQISYDKWTQGLREALEGFATRYQLPLIITETSIEGDDALRARWLRDSAVVVEELREQCDIRGYTWWPMFDFVDWSWASGGANVEEFVVENVAADGTKTIGPAPSLGDPSQGKTAFLRRMGLVRLDEGSDATLSRVPTPAATLFKELS
- a CDS encoding carbohydrate ABC transporter permease, which codes for MLTNLRLSLKWVLLGIGVVAALIPFIWMVGGSFRSEADLFAAPAQLLPSTWTLDGYISIWEELPFLRLLLNTFIFAGVTTLLCLLFDSMCAYALARIQFRGSTVLFWLVIATLMVPFQVTLIPVFLELFHFGWLDTYQGLIVPRATSAFGIFMLRQFFISIPRELDEAARIDGAGHWRIYWGIILPLAKPALATLAVLHFMNLWNDLLWPLIVTSSTEMRTLPAGLTLFGGQHVTDHAVLLAGATISLLPLALAFFFAQKYFVAGIATTGLK
- a CDS encoding carbohydrate ABC transporter permease yields the protein MPRPISPATGASRPGGRRGWTKPRLRGLPGWLFAAPSLLILLVFIVYPIMQSLWYSLHDWRIGADSQIWLGLGNYERLLNGELFWNALRVTLLFSLVSVVLQIGIGYWAANALVRETWFNRLVRSVFFFPTIVALATIGLVWRFLLDSRIGFVGGVVQLFGGEPVEFLQDPTLALPTIIFVSVWKTIGYAMIILLAGIKGVPDSLYEAARLDGANPRQLNWHVTLPSIRPTLLFVTMILTINSLQVFDLVYVMTNGGPLFATDTLVTMMYREGFTNFNLGYASAIAWVLFVIIMLLSAFQLRLFRYQDVD